From Calothrix sp. PCC 6303, a single genomic window includes:
- a CDS encoding U32 family peptidase: MQAELLPSTQPQTLTLPELLAPAGNWECAKAAVENGADAIYFGLDRFNARMRAENFTEADLPELMEFLHQRGVKGYVTLNTLVFPQELREAERYLRTIIAAGVDAVIVQDVGICRLIRHLSPDFPIHASTQMTISSDAGVEFAEELGCNLVVLARECSLKEINKIQNRMQYRGASLPLEVFVHGALCVAYSGQCLTSEALGGRSANRGECAQACRMPYELIVDGDVVDLGDKKYLLSPQDLAGLSVLHELVQAGVSCLKIEGRLKTPEYVANVTRVYREALNRLVEVKEEEKDEVSTLLEDTEDLSENEETQSEVSNQEKYNLEMAFSRGIYTGWFRGINNQELVHARFGKKRGVYLGRVKRIRNEEVTIRLEAPLKAGDGVVFDWGHPERKEEGGRIYGVKIQGEDAILSFGRGNLDWQQIHVGDRLWKTSDPELDKQIRQTYEGDVPKFQRPIEMEVYGELGKNLVVLARDTNGNLAQIESAIALVAAHTKPLTTEKLQEQLGRLGNTPFCLGELKNHLEGEFMLPVSELNRMRRDIVTRLEELRSQPKRWQVDDAATLEDLLTQVKTSGYDDIDNSSPFPHLIVLVRNLKQLQVVLHTDIKTIYCEFEDPRKYHKAVEMVRQMREKGEGKKQIFVAPPRITKPGENWILQQVRASEADGYLIRNYDQLKYFENDRCIGDFSLNVANPLTADYFQNEFGLERLTASYDLNVNQLQDLLKTSPPEWYEVTIHQHMPMFHMEHCVFCAFLSDGKDFRDCGRPCEEHEVKLRDRVGTEHILQADVGCRNTLFNGTAQTGAEYVHQLINLGLKNLRIEFVNETPAEVTQTIQLYQELLRGDITGFQLWRELKVQNQLGVTRGAIALPTKY; encoded by the coding sequence ATGCAAGCTGAACTTCTCCCATCCACCCAACCCCAAACCCTGACTCTGCCGGAACTTCTCGCACCTGCTGGCAATTGGGAATGTGCGAAAGCTGCTGTGGAAAATGGCGCTGATGCTATTTACTTTGGTTTAGATAGATTCAATGCGAGGATGCGGGCAGAAAATTTCACTGAGGCTGATTTACCAGAATTAATGGAGTTTCTCCACCAGCGTGGTGTTAAGGGATATGTCACCTTGAATACTTTGGTTTTCCCCCAAGAATTACGGGAAGCAGAAAGATATCTGCGGACGATTATTGCTGCTGGAGTGGATGCGGTAATTGTTCAGGATGTGGGTATTTGTCGTCTCATTCGTCACCTTTCTCCAGATTTCCCTATTCATGCTTCCACTCAGATGACGATTAGCAGTGATGCGGGTGTGGAATTTGCGGAGGAATTGGGGTGTAATTTGGTGGTGTTGGCACGGGAATGTTCGCTGAAAGAAATTAACAAAATTCAGAATCGGATGCAGTATCGCGGTGCTTCGTTGCCTTTGGAGGTATTTGTGCATGGGGCGCTGTGTGTGGCATATTCGGGACAATGTTTAACTAGTGAGGCTTTGGGTGGACGTTCGGCAAATCGAGGGGAATGTGCTCAAGCTTGTCGAATGCCTTATGAATTAATTGTGGATGGGGATGTAGTGGATTTGGGAGATAAGAAGTATCTTTTGAGTCCCCAGGATTTAGCGGGTTTAAGTGTTTTACATGAGTTGGTACAGGCTGGAGTAAGTTGTTTGAAGATTGAGGGACGTTTGAAGACTCCGGAATATGTAGCGAATGTGACGCGGGTATATCGAGAAGCTTTGAATCGGTTGGTGGAAGTCAAGGAAGAAGAGAAAGACGAGGTATCCACCCTGTTAGAGGATACAGAAGATTTGAGCGAAAATGAAGAAACTCAATCGGAAGTTAGCAATCAAGAAAAATACAACTTAGAAATGGCTTTTTCACGGGGAATTTATACAGGGTGGTTCCGAGGAATCAACAACCAAGAATTAGTTCACGCTCGATTTGGGAAGAAGCGAGGTGTATACCTGGGAAGGGTCAAGCGGATTCGAAATGAAGAAGTCACCATCAGGTTGGAAGCACCTTTAAAAGCTGGGGATGGTGTCGTTTTTGACTGGGGACATCCGGAGAGGAAGGAGGAAGGGGGAAGAATTTATGGGGTGAAAATCCAAGGTGAAGATGCCATTTTAAGCTTTGGCAGGGGAAATTTAGATTGGCAACAGATCCATGTGGGTGATAGATTATGGAAAACCAGTGATCCGGAATTAGATAAGCAGATTCGCCAAACCTATGAAGGTGATGTTCCCAAATTCCAACGTCCTATTGAGATGGAAGTGTATGGAGAATTAGGGAAAAATTTAGTTGTGTTGGCAAGGGATACTAATGGTAATCTAGCTCAAATAGAATCAGCGATCGCATTAGTGGCAGCACACACCAAACCCCTAACAACTGAAAAGCTACAGGAACAGTTGGGAAGGTTGGGTAATACTCCTTTTTGCTTGGGTGAGTTGAAAAATCACCTAGAAGGGGAATTTATGCTACCTGTGAGTGAGTTGAACAGGATGCGACGAGATATTGTGACTCGCTTAGAAGAATTACGCAGTCAACCCAAACGCTGGCAAGTTGATGATGCGGCAACACTGGAAGATTTACTCACTCAGGTGAAAACGTCAGGGTATGATGATATTGATAATTCATCGCCATTCCCCCATTTAATTGTTTTGGTGCGAAATTTAAAGCAACTTCAAGTTGTTTTACATACAGATATAAAAACCATCTACTGTGAATTTGAAGACCCCAGAAAGTACCACAAAGCTGTGGAAATGGTACGGCAAATGCGGGAGAAAGGAGAAGGGAAAAAACAAATTTTTGTTGCCCCACCTCGAATTACGAAACCTGGGGAAAATTGGATTTTACAACAGGTACGTGCTTCGGAAGCTGACGGATATTTAATTCGGAATTATGATCAACTAAAATACTTTGAAAATGATCGCTGTATCGGAGATTTCTCCCTGAATGTTGCCAACCCCTTAACAGCCGATTACTTCCAAAATGAGTTTGGTTTAGAACGCTTAACAGCTTCCTACGATTTAAATGTCAATCAACTCCAAGACTTATTAAAAACTTCTCCACCCGAATGGTATGAGGTGACAATCCATCAACATATGCCAATGTTTCACATGGAACACTGTGTATTTTGTGCCTTCCTTTCTGATGGTAAAGATTTTCGAGATTGTGGTAGACCCTGTGAAGAACACGAAGTAAAATTACGGGATAGAGTGGGAACAGAACATATTCTACAGGCAGATGTAGGTTGCCGAAATACTTTATTTAATGGTACAGCCCAAACAGGAGCCGAATATGTCCACCAACTGATTAATTTAGGACTCAAAAATTTGCGAATTGAGTTTGTTAATGAAACACCAGCAGAAGTAACTCAAACCATCCAACTTTATCAGGAACTATTAAGGGGAGACATCACAGGATTTCAACTGTGGCGAGAATTAAAAGTACAGAATCAACTGGGTGTCACCCGTGGTGCTATTGCCTTGCCAACAAAATATTAG
- a CDS encoding DUF3365 domain-containing protein: MLRSFHLSRLNLASQFTLFLSLIFIAGILIGSLAVSKALEQRAIAEMSYRGQMAMQMINAVQSYTSKDISPLLAKIGNSETQFIPETIPNLGAKRVLNRLKEDWKYKDLIYKDATLNPTNLDDKADLFEAKLIQEFERDRTLKTLSDFRLQSGNKLFYSAQPLVVTDSSCLKCHSSPSIAPKSHVEKYGTQHGYGWKLNQVIGAQIIYIPASEVFKDSRETLFLFISIFIIIFALVIFAINYLLRWRVIQPLKPMAQLAEFISQDTATSNEVRAIENQGLSKVSQRKDELGQLGRVFQSMISDIYIREQKLSEQIKKLKVEIDTRKVTDEVAEIAESDYFQNLKNTAQDMRKQWEE; the protein is encoded by the coding sequence ATGCTACGTAGTTTTCACCTTAGTCGCCTAAATCTTGCGTCTCAATTTACACTCTTCTTGTCACTAATTTTCATTGCTGGAATTTTAATTGGTAGCTTGGCTGTGTCAAAAGCCTTGGAACAGAGGGCTATAGCGGAGATGAGTTATCGGGGTCAGATGGCGATGCAAATGATCAATGCAGTACAAAGTTATACAAGTAAGGATATTTCGCCTTTACTAGCTAAGATTGGGAATTCAGAGACTCAATTTATACCCGAAACCATACCTAATTTGGGGGCAAAGCGGGTGTTGAATCGGTTGAAGGAGGATTGGAAGTACAAGGACTTGATTTATAAAGATGCAACTCTCAACCCCACCAACCTAGATGACAAAGCCGACCTATTTGAGGCAAAATTAATCCAGGAGTTTGAACGCGATCGCACTCTCAAAACATTGTCGGATTTTCGTTTGCAATCTGGTAATAAGTTATTCTACAGCGCTCAACCTTTAGTTGTCACAGACTCTAGTTGTCTCAAGTGTCACAGTTCCCCCAGTATCGCCCCAAAAAGCCATGTTGAAAAATATGGCACACAACATGGCTATGGTTGGAAACTAAATCAAGTTATTGGTGCCCAAATTATTTATATTCCTGCCAGTGAAGTTTTTAAGGATTCCCGTGAAACGTTATTTCTATTTATCAGTATATTCATTATAATTTTTGCACTAGTCATTTTTGCAATTAACTATTTGCTCAGATGGAGAGTTATTCAACCCCTCAAACCCATGGCTCAATTAGCCGAATTCATTAGTCAAGATACAGCTACATCTAATGAAGTGCGAGCGATTGAAAATCAGGGTTTAAGCAAAGTTTCTCAACGCAAAGACGAACTAGGGCAACTAGGTAGAGTATTTCAAAGCATGATATCTGATATCTATATTCGAGAACAAAAGTTATCAGAACAAATTAAAAAGCTGAAGGTTGAAATTGATACAAGAAAAGTTACAGATGAAGTCGCAGAAATAGCCGAAAGTGATTATTTTCAGAATTTAAAAAATACGGCACAAGATATGCGAAAACAATGGGAAGAATAA